A genomic stretch from Apis cerana isolate GH-2021 linkage group LG7, AcerK_1.0, whole genome shotgun sequence includes:
- the LOC107998451 gene encoding RNA-binding protein Musashi homolog 2 isoform X3, whose protein sequence is MEAANGAIEHDFHNALVPINGSHSGSSGRSTPNGGDPAPGKLFVGGLSWQTSSEKLREYFGMFGTVTDVLIMKDPVTQRSRGFGFITFAEPGSVDKVLKCPIHTLDGKKIDPKHATPKNRAKQANRTKKIFVGGVSQDTSSDEVKAYFNQFGKVEETVMLMDQQTKRHRGFGFVTFENEDVVDRVCEIHFHTIKNKKVECKKAQPKEAVQPGALTLGKRVVLGALGVRLAPQPPLPVAAASQIVAAQAQAQVQAAAAAAAAAQVQNAVAGYGKLFASSYPALSAYRYAPYPIPAAAVAAAAAAAAPAPAPAPPAAAAAAAAAAAATPAAAAAAAAAPANPYQGYSLTNVDMSSFQGVDWGSMYGMGMYV, encoded by the exons ATGGAGGCGGCGAACGGTGCGATCGAGCACGACTTTCACAATGCTCTGGTGCCTATAAACGGTAGCCATTCCGGCAGCTCCGGGAGGAGTACACCGAATGGCGGCGATCCAGCACCCGGCAAACTCTTTGTGGGTGGCTTGTCCTGGCAGACCAGCAGCGAGAAACTCAGGGAGTACTTCGGCATGTTCGGTACCGTCACCGACGTCCTGATCATGAAGGATCCGGTTACACAG CGTAGTCGCGGCTTCGGTTTCATCACATTCGCCGAGCCCGGTAGCGTGGACAAGGTGCTGAAGTGTCCAATCCATACGTTGGACGGGAAGAAGATCGACCCGAAGCACGCGACGCCAAAGAATCGCGCGAAACAGGCTAATCGGACGAAGAAGATTTTCGTAGGTGGTGTTAGCCAGGACACGAGCAGCGACGAAGTGAAGGCCTACTTCAACCAATTCGGCAAGGTGGAGGAGACGGTAATGCTGATGGATCAACAGACGAAACGGCACCGCGGCTTCGGATTCGTCACGTTCGAGAACGAGGACGTGGTTGACCGCGTGTGTGAGATCCATTTCCACACCATCAAAAACAAGAAGGTCGAGTGCAAGAAGGCCCAGCCGAAGGAGGCCGTTCAACCGGGCGCCTTGACTCTCGGCAAGAGGGTGGTGTTGGGAGCGCTTGGGGTCAGGCTGGCGCCACAGCCCCCCCTACCGGTCGCCGCGGCTTCGCAGATCGTCGCGGCCCAGGCCCAGGCCCAAGTTCAAGCGGCCGCGGCCGCGGCCGCGGCCGCCCAGGTCCAGAACGCCGTGGCCGGATACGGGAAACTGTTCGCCAGCAGTTATCCGGCCCTCTCCGCGTACCGTTACGCCCCCTATCCGATCCCGGCGGCGGCGGTCGCCGCGGCCGCGGCCGCGGCAGCCCCGGCCCCCGCTCCGGCCCCGCCTgcggccgccgccgccgccgccgccgcggcGGCAGCCACCCCCGCGGCAGCGGCCGCGGCCGCTGCAGCGCCCGCCAACCCCTACCAAGGCTACTCGCTCACCAACGTCGACATGTCCAGCTTCCAGGGCGTCGACTGGGGCTCCATGTACGGAATGGGCATGTACGTTTAA
- the LOC107998451 gene encoding RNA-binding protein Musashi homolog 2 isoform X2: MFPYTTFPAVGAGMEAANGAIEHDFHNALVPINGSHSGSSGRSTPNGGDPAPGKLFVGGLSWQTSSEKLREYFGMFGTVTDVLIMKDPVTQRSRGFGFITFAEPGSVDKVLKCPIHTLDGKKIDPKHATPKNRAKQANRTKKIFVGGVSQDTSSDEVKAYFNQFGKVEETVMLMDQQTKRHRGFGFVTFENEDVVDRVCEIHFHTIKNKKVECKKAQPKEAVQPGALTLGKRVVLGALGVRLAPQPPLPVAAASQIVAAQAQAQVQAAAAAAAAAQVQNAVAGYGKLFASSYPALSAYRYAPYPIPAAAVAAAAAAAAPAPAPAPPAAAAAAAAAAAATPAAAAAAAAAPANPYQGYSLTNVDMSSFQGVDWGSMYGMGMYV; the protein is encoded by the exons CGCCGGCATGGAGGCGGCGAACGGTGCGATCGAGCACGACTTTCACAATGCTCTGGTGCCTATAAACGGTAGCCATTCCGGCAGCTCCGGGAGGAGTACACCGAATGGCGGCGATCCAGCACCCGGCAAACTCTTTGTGGGTGGCTTGTCCTGGCAGACCAGCAGCGAGAAACTCAGGGAGTACTTCGGCATGTTCGGTACCGTCACCGACGTCCTGATCATGAAGGATCCGGTTACACAG CGTAGTCGCGGCTTCGGTTTCATCACATTCGCCGAGCCCGGTAGCGTGGACAAGGTGCTGAAGTGTCCAATCCATACGTTGGACGGGAAGAAGATCGACCCGAAGCACGCGACGCCAAAGAATCGCGCGAAACAGGCTAATCGGACGAAGAAGATTTTCGTAGGTGGTGTTAGCCAGGACACGAGCAGCGACGAAGTGAAGGCCTACTTCAACCAATTCGGCAAGGTGGAGGAGACGGTAATGCTGATGGATCAACAGACGAAACGGCACCGCGGCTTCGGATTCGTCACGTTCGAGAACGAGGACGTGGTTGACCGCGTGTGTGAGATCCATTTCCACACCATCAAAAACAAGAAGGTCGAGTGCAAGAAGGCCCAGCCGAAGGAGGCCGTTCAACCGGGCGCCTTGACTCTCGGCAAGAGGGTGGTGTTGGGAGCGCTTGGGGTCAGGCTGGCGCCACAGCCCCCCCTACCGGTCGCCGCGGCTTCGCAGATCGTCGCGGCCCAGGCCCAGGCCCAAGTTCAAGCGGCCGCGGCCGCGGCCGCGGCCGCCCAGGTCCAGAACGCCGTGGCCGGATACGGGAAACTGTTCGCCAGCAGTTATCCGGCCCTCTCCGCGTACCGTTACGCCCCCTATCCGATCCCGGCGGCGGCGGTCGCCGCGGCCGCGGCCGCGGCAGCCCCGGCCCCCGCTCCGGCCCCGCCTgcggccgccgccgccgccgccgccgcggcGGCAGCCACCCCCGCGGCAGCGGCCGCGGCCGCTGCAGCGCCCGCCAACCCCTACCAAGGCTACTCGCTCACCAACGTCGACATGTCCAGCTTCCAGGGCGTCGACTGGGGCTCCATGTACGGAATGGGCATGTACGTTTAA
- the LOC107998451 gene encoding RNA-binding protein Musashi homolog 2 isoform X1, whose amino-acid sequence MAAASFPPNFSNVGILENCAGMEAANGAIEHDFHNALVPINGSHSGSSGRSTPNGGDPAPGKLFVGGLSWQTSSEKLREYFGMFGTVTDVLIMKDPVTQRSRGFGFITFAEPGSVDKVLKCPIHTLDGKKIDPKHATPKNRAKQANRTKKIFVGGVSQDTSSDEVKAYFNQFGKVEETVMLMDQQTKRHRGFGFVTFENEDVVDRVCEIHFHTIKNKKVECKKAQPKEAVQPGALTLGKRVVLGALGVRLAPQPPLPVAAASQIVAAQAQAQVQAAAAAAAAAQVQNAVAGYGKLFASSYPALSAYRYAPYPIPAAAVAAAAAAAAPAPAPAPPAAAAAAAAAAAATPAAAAAAAAAPANPYQGYSLTNVDMSSFQGVDWGSMYGMGMYV is encoded by the exons CGCCGGCATGGAGGCGGCGAACGGTGCGATCGAGCACGACTTTCACAATGCTCTGGTGCCTATAAACGGTAGCCATTCCGGCAGCTCCGGGAGGAGTACACCGAATGGCGGCGATCCAGCACCCGGCAAACTCTTTGTGGGTGGCTTGTCCTGGCAGACCAGCAGCGAGAAACTCAGGGAGTACTTCGGCATGTTCGGTACCGTCACCGACGTCCTGATCATGAAGGATCCGGTTACACAG CGTAGTCGCGGCTTCGGTTTCATCACATTCGCCGAGCCCGGTAGCGTGGACAAGGTGCTGAAGTGTCCAATCCATACGTTGGACGGGAAGAAGATCGACCCGAAGCACGCGACGCCAAAGAATCGCGCGAAACAGGCTAATCGGACGAAGAAGATTTTCGTAGGTGGTGTTAGCCAGGACACGAGCAGCGACGAAGTGAAGGCCTACTTCAACCAATTCGGCAAGGTGGAGGAGACGGTAATGCTGATGGATCAACAGACGAAACGGCACCGCGGCTTCGGATTCGTCACGTTCGAGAACGAGGACGTGGTTGACCGCGTGTGTGAGATCCATTTCCACACCATCAAAAACAAGAAGGTCGAGTGCAAGAAGGCCCAGCCGAAGGAGGCCGTTCAACCGGGCGCCTTGACTCTCGGCAAGAGGGTGGTGTTGGGAGCGCTTGGGGTCAGGCTGGCGCCACAGCCCCCCCTACCGGTCGCCGCGGCTTCGCAGATCGTCGCGGCCCAGGCCCAGGCCCAAGTTCAAGCGGCCGCGGCCGCGGCCGCGGCCGCCCAGGTCCAGAACGCCGTGGCCGGATACGGGAAACTGTTCGCCAGCAGTTATCCGGCCCTCTCCGCGTACCGTTACGCCCCCTATCCGATCCCGGCGGCGGCGGTCGCCGCGGCCGCGGCCGCGGCAGCCCCGGCCCCCGCTCCGGCCCCGCCTgcggccgccgccgccgccgccgccgcggcGGCAGCCACCCCCGCGGCAGCGGCCGCGGCCGCTGCAGCGCCCGCCAACCCCTACCAAGGCTACTCGCTCACCAACGTCGACATGTCCAGCTTCCAGGGCGTCGACTGGGGCTCCATGTACGGAATGGGCATGTACGTTTAA